From a single Nymphaea colorata isolate Beijing-Zhang1983 chromosome 4, ASM883128v2, whole genome shotgun sequence genomic region:
- the LOC116253702 gene encoding uncharacterized protein LOC116253702 isoform X1, giving the protein MTSSVLYRKIVTGLLIQRIHNPEQEPMQLNWKQKIFTLPISWNGRRPLITLVRSVLDKPKCSINSNENGSTEPARVLLEKLFSQSLKLDKQMSNVFQMDDNMDISLQILEADLQAALVALMKKEEDLQNAERMVLLDRAELDHAQHELERREEAMVAVQTRQLELEEELKKAHNDLASQGSQIEKLKLLLRERDKEMVSTKYSLSRKEEELHKMREDLYLKNIEAEKISLELQSRDQILGEANEVIKKQKVDIQELHSVIGEKELKLLHSLQQKRNQEEMLRVAEAKLEARTLEWLCRQEELKKLTEEVANQKYKIKGTEAELEQMRTVLATIRSELIDSQKSLALSRKTLNNQEHQLEKQLADMEEQKIVLMSHKASLKNAQLEIENEKNKLEAARARNAELEKQLDAKKVLVAELQQDLDARKSALECASIEVLSLKKELEKKMSEFTISQGLLQVKESELVKAKLEIERLRSDKKSIQLLLQAKDAIIQATERKLSDVKEELHELKDLLKGKEDTLLQATTMLQDKDQYIHAMQLVLDDTKLNYSEAASIIQRIANLTNVLVASAKKERDVSFSAEIQEKLLTEKEMIVSPVVEQPMEALNRQKQLETELEITKESLRLKEIELLTVQRTLAIKDAEIKAVLEKWTLKERELQKMEEEINEEAENIRRVHILAQKRTGDKSVDEFTIERLQVEVAQLEVQAAVSALQKLANLSQELLKASDTCLSFEMGASLDQKSETLKAKKGEPFNETKSAIVRLFSLTEQLLEEAGIQK; this is encoded by the exons ATGACGTCGTCCGTTCTTTATAGGAAGATTGTCACGGGTTTGCTCATCCAGAGAATTCATAATCCAGAG CAAGAGCCCATGCAGCTTAACTGGAAACAGAAAATCTTTACTCTTCCAATATCCTGGAACGGGCGTAGACCTCTGATAACTCTGGTGAGATCAGTCCTAGATAAGCCCAAGTGTAGTATTAATAGCAATGAGAATGGATCCACAGAACCTGCAAGAGTTCTTTTGGAGAAATTGTTTTCACAATCACTGAAGCTTGACAAACAAATGAGTAATGTCTTCCAAATGGATGATAATATGGATATTAGTCTTCAAATTCTTGAAGCTGATCTCCAAGCAGCATTAGTTGCTTtgatgaagaaagaagaggacCTCCAAAATGCAGAGAGAATGGTGTTATTGGACCGTGCTGAATTAGATCATGCCCAGCATGAACTAGAACGACGAGAGGAAGCAATGGTTGCTGTACAAACTAGACAATTAGAGCTGGAGGAAGAACTTAAGAAGGCCCATAATGATTTAGCCTCTCAAGGAAGCCAGATTGAAAAATTGAAGCTTTTGTTGCGAGAGCGTGACAAGGAGATGGTCAGCACCAAATATTCTCTTTCACGGAAGGAGGAAGAACTACATAAAATGAGAGAGGACTTGTACCTGAAAAACATAGAAGCTGAAAAGATTAGTTTGGAACTGCAGTCTAGAGATCAGATTCTGGGCGAAGCCAATGAAGTTATAAAGAAACAGAAGGTTGACATTCAGGAACTCCATAGTGTCATTGGGGAGAAAGAGCTCAAGTTACTTCACTCCTTACAGCAAAAGAGGAATCAAGAAGAGATGCTAAGGGTTGCAGAGGCCAAACTAGAAGCACGAACTCTTGAATGGTTATGTAGACAAGAGGAACTCAAAAAACTTACAGAGGAAGTGGCCAACCAGAAGTATAAAATTAAGGGAACAGAAGCAGAGCTAGAACAAATGAGAACAGTTCTTGCTACTATAAGATCTGAGCTAATCGATTCTCAAAAGTCTTTAGCTTTGTCACGAAAAACGCTGAACAATCAAGAGCACCAGCTTGAGAAGCAATTAGCTGATATGGAGGAGCAAAAGATTGTCTTGATGTCACACAAAGCAAGCCTGAAAAATGCTCAGctagaaattgaaaatgaaaagaataaactAGAAGCAGCTCGTGCCCGTAATGCTGAACTTGAGAAACAGCTTGATGCCAAGAAGGTGTTAGTAGCAGAGCTTCAGCAGGATTTGGATGCTAGGAAATCTGCTCTGGAGTGTGCATCAATTGAAGTCCTGTCACTCAAGAAGGAGCTGGAGAAGAAAATGTCAGAGTTCACTATTTCTCAAGGCCTTCTTCAGGTTAAAGAATCTGAGTTGGTGAAAGCTAAACTTGAAATCGAGCGACTGAGATCAGATAAGAAGTCTATTCAGCTTCTCTTGCAAGCAAAGGATGCCATTATCCAAGCTACAGAGAGGAAATTGTCTGATGTGAAAGAAGAGCTGCATGAGTTAAAGGATCtgttgaaaggaaaagaagatacaCTTCTTCAGGCTACCACTATGCTTCAGGATAAAGACCAATACATACATGCAATGCAACTTGTACTAGATGACACCAAACTAAACTACTCCGAAGCTGCATCTATTATACAACGAATTGCAAATCTCACAAATGTGCTGGTTGCTTctgcaaagaaagaaagagatgttTCCTTCAGTGCAGAAATTCAGGAAAAGCTGTTGACGGAGAAGGAGATGATTGTATCACCAGTAGTGGAACAACCAATGGAGGCTCTCAATAGGCAAAAGCAGTTGGAAACAGAACTAGAAATAACTAAAGAATCTCTTAGGCTGAAAGAAATAGAGTTATTAACTGTACAGAGAACTCTCGCAATAAAAGATGCAGAGATCAAAGCAGTACTTGAGAAATGGACCTTGAAGGAAAGGGAACTTCAAAAAATGGAAGAGGAAATCAACGAGGAAGCCGAGAATATTAGAAGAGTACACATTCTTGCACAGAAGAGAACTGGGGACAAGAGTGTCGACGAATTTACAATTGAAAGGCTTCAAGTTGAGGTTGCTCAGTTAGAAGTTCAAGCAGCAGTCAGTGCCCTTCAGAAACTTGCCAATCTTAGTCAGGAGCTACTGAAAGCAAGCGATACTTGTTTGAGCTTTGAGATGGGGGCTTCCTTAGACCAAAAGAGTGAGACATTAAAAGCAAAGAAGGGGGAGCCTTTTAACGAAACTAAGAGTGCCATCGTCAGGCTTTTCTCTTTGACTGAGCAGCTTCTGGAAGAGGCAGGAATTCAGAAATGA
- the LOC116253702 gene encoding uncharacterized protein LOC116253702 isoform X2 has product MQQEPMQLNWKQKIFTLPISWNGRRPLITLVRSVLDKPKCSINSNENGSTEPARVLLEKLFSQSLKLDKQMSNVFQMDDNMDISLQILEADLQAALVALMKKEEDLQNAERMVLLDRAELDHAQHELERREEAMVAVQTRQLELEEELKKAHNDLASQGSQIEKLKLLLRERDKEMVSTKYSLSRKEEELHKMREDLYLKNIEAEKISLELQSRDQILGEANEVIKKQKVDIQELHSVIGEKELKLLHSLQQKRNQEEMLRVAEAKLEARTLEWLCRQEELKKLTEEVANQKYKIKGTEAELEQMRTVLATIRSELIDSQKSLALSRKTLNNQEHQLEKQLADMEEQKIVLMSHKASLKNAQLEIENEKNKLEAARARNAELEKQLDAKKVLVAELQQDLDARKSALECASIEVLSLKKELEKKMSEFTISQGLLQVKESELVKAKLEIERLRSDKKSIQLLLQAKDAIIQATERKLSDVKEELHELKDLLKGKEDTLLQATTMLQDKDQYIHAMQLVLDDTKLNYSEAASIIQRIANLTNVLVASAKKERDVSFSAEIQEKLLTEKEMIVSPVVEQPMEALNRQKQLETELEITKESLRLKEIELLTVQRTLAIKDAEIKAVLEKWTLKERELQKMEEEINEEAENIRRVHILAQKRTGDKSVDEFTIERLQVEVAQLEVQAAVSALQKLANLSQELLKASDTCLSFEMGASLDQKSETLKAKKGEPFNETKSAIVRLFSLTEQLLEEAGIQK; this is encoded by the coding sequence ATGCAGCAAGAGCCCATGCAGCTTAACTGGAAACAGAAAATCTTTACTCTTCCAATATCCTGGAACGGGCGTAGACCTCTGATAACTCTGGTGAGATCAGTCCTAGATAAGCCCAAGTGTAGTATTAATAGCAATGAGAATGGATCCACAGAACCTGCAAGAGTTCTTTTGGAGAAATTGTTTTCACAATCACTGAAGCTTGACAAACAAATGAGTAATGTCTTCCAAATGGATGATAATATGGATATTAGTCTTCAAATTCTTGAAGCTGATCTCCAAGCAGCATTAGTTGCTTtgatgaagaaagaagaggacCTCCAAAATGCAGAGAGAATGGTGTTATTGGACCGTGCTGAATTAGATCATGCCCAGCATGAACTAGAACGACGAGAGGAAGCAATGGTTGCTGTACAAACTAGACAATTAGAGCTGGAGGAAGAACTTAAGAAGGCCCATAATGATTTAGCCTCTCAAGGAAGCCAGATTGAAAAATTGAAGCTTTTGTTGCGAGAGCGTGACAAGGAGATGGTCAGCACCAAATATTCTCTTTCACGGAAGGAGGAAGAACTACATAAAATGAGAGAGGACTTGTACCTGAAAAACATAGAAGCTGAAAAGATTAGTTTGGAACTGCAGTCTAGAGATCAGATTCTGGGCGAAGCCAATGAAGTTATAAAGAAACAGAAGGTTGACATTCAGGAACTCCATAGTGTCATTGGGGAGAAAGAGCTCAAGTTACTTCACTCCTTACAGCAAAAGAGGAATCAAGAAGAGATGCTAAGGGTTGCAGAGGCCAAACTAGAAGCACGAACTCTTGAATGGTTATGTAGACAAGAGGAACTCAAAAAACTTACAGAGGAAGTGGCCAACCAGAAGTATAAAATTAAGGGAACAGAAGCAGAGCTAGAACAAATGAGAACAGTTCTTGCTACTATAAGATCTGAGCTAATCGATTCTCAAAAGTCTTTAGCTTTGTCACGAAAAACGCTGAACAATCAAGAGCACCAGCTTGAGAAGCAATTAGCTGATATGGAGGAGCAAAAGATTGTCTTGATGTCACACAAAGCAAGCCTGAAAAATGCTCAGctagaaattgaaaatgaaaagaataaactAGAAGCAGCTCGTGCCCGTAATGCTGAACTTGAGAAACAGCTTGATGCCAAGAAGGTGTTAGTAGCAGAGCTTCAGCAGGATTTGGATGCTAGGAAATCTGCTCTGGAGTGTGCATCAATTGAAGTCCTGTCACTCAAGAAGGAGCTGGAGAAGAAAATGTCAGAGTTCACTATTTCTCAAGGCCTTCTTCAGGTTAAAGAATCTGAGTTGGTGAAAGCTAAACTTGAAATCGAGCGACTGAGATCAGATAAGAAGTCTATTCAGCTTCTCTTGCAAGCAAAGGATGCCATTATCCAAGCTACAGAGAGGAAATTGTCTGATGTGAAAGAAGAGCTGCATGAGTTAAAGGATCtgttgaaaggaaaagaagatacaCTTCTTCAGGCTACCACTATGCTTCAGGATAAAGACCAATACATACATGCAATGCAACTTGTACTAGATGACACCAAACTAAACTACTCCGAAGCTGCATCTATTATACAACGAATTGCAAATCTCACAAATGTGCTGGTTGCTTctgcaaagaaagaaagagatgttTCCTTCAGTGCAGAAATTCAGGAAAAGCTGTTGACGGAGAAGGAGATGATTGTATCACCAGTAGTGGAACAACCAATGGAGGCTCTCAATAGGCAAAAGCAGTTGGAAACAGAACTAGAAATAACTAAAGAATCTCTTAGGCTGAAAGAAATAGAGTTATTAACTGTACAGAGAACTCTCGCAATAAAAGATGCAGAGATCAAAGCAGTACTTGAGAAATGGACCTTGAAGGAAAGGGAACTTCAAAAAATGGAAGAGGAAATCAACGAGGAAGCCGAGAATATTAGAAGAGTACACATTCTTGCACAGAAGAGAACTGGGGACAAGAGTGTCGACGAATTTACAATTGAAAGGCTTCAAGTTGAGGTTGCTCAGTTAGAAGTTCAAGCAGCAGTCAGTGCCCTTCAGAAACTTGCCAATCTTAGTCAGGAGCTACTGAAAGCAAGCGATACTTGTTTGAGCTTTGAGATGGGGGCTTCCTTAGACCAAAAGAGTGAGACATTAAAAGCAAAGAAGGGGGAGCCTTTTAACGAAACTAAGAGTGCCATCGTCAGGCTTTTCTCTTTGACTGAGCAGCTTCTGGAAGAGGCAGGAATTCAGAAATGA
- the LOC116253519 gene encoding uncharacterized protein LOC116253519 has protein sequence MERRRSSSSSFSSPLLSKRELPRQTTWELLRLCPPTGKTRSEATEQEDEQHQHGGTLKCAWILDWKRRGQKSLKKGLHDRMKRAATLERFLKAKYLLDRFIDKQLSRYEPRSHRSSAPIRPGKVAGELMPSSRCRLENSLYWLGDWRPSAIFTLLFLFIRASRFNLRTWQIKVLNRCRQDARIEEAILEEELGEYQATCILRLPFAGAGADFDEDSTCRTETAVHSLQLGLKKIVRIVARAQQLRYRVLELIVKRVLDRTDAAEFLVAFAGIQDMVHHFASCHKRINGPVCISMETFAS, from the exons ATGGAGAGAAGGCGATCATCGTCGTCGTCCTTTTCGTCACCGCTGTTATCAAAAAGAGAATTACCGAGGCAGACGACGTGGGAGCTCCTCAGACTCTGCCCACCAAC AGGCAAGACTCGCAGCGAGGCCACCGAGCAAGAGGACGAGCAGCATCAGCACGGCGGCACTCTCAAATGTGCGTGGATCCTCGATTGGAAGAGACGCG GACAGAAATCGTTGAAAAAAGGGCTCCACGACCGAATGAAGAGAGCGGCTACACTGGAAAGATTTCTCAAAGCGAAGTACCTCCTGGACCGCTTTATTGACAAGCAACTCAGCCGATACGAGCCGCGCTCCCACAGGTCATCGGCTCCAATCCGTCCTGGCAAGGTTGCGGGCGAGCTCATGCCGTCGTCGAGATGCCGACTGGAGAACTCCCTGTATTGGCTCGGCGATTGGCGTCCCTCGGCCATCTTCACACTCCTTTTCCTCTTCATCCGTGCGTCCCGGTTCAATCTAAGGACCTGGCAGATCAAGGTCTTGAATCGTTGTCGCCAAGACGCCCGCATCGAGGAAGCCATCCTGGAAGAAGAGCTCGGCGAGTATCAGGCCACATGCATACTCAGGCTGCCGTTCGCCGGAGCGGGAGCCGACTTTGACGAGGACAGCACATGCAGGACCGAGACGGCCGTCCACTCCTTACAGTTGGGTTTGAAGAAGATAGTCCGAATCGTCGCTCGAGCTCAGCAGCTCAGGTACAGGGTGCTCGAGCTCATCGTCAAGAGGGTGCTTGACCGTACAGACGCTGCAGAATTCTTGGTGGCCTTCGCCGGAATTCAGGATATGGTCCACCATTTTGCCTCATGCCACAAGCGCATAAATG GTCCAGTATGCATTTCCATGGAGACCTTCGCGTCATAA